In Altererythrobacter rubellus, the following are encoded in one genomic region:
- the efp gene encoding elongation factor P: MKISGVDIRPGNIIEYEKGIWKVAKIQHTQPGKGGAYMQVEMKNLQDGRKTNVRFRSADTMEKVRLDTQEYQFLYEDGDMLVFMDQETYEQITLPSDLLGDARPFLQDGMQVKLELWEEKPISVELPAQIEAEIVEADAVVKGQTASSSYKPAVLDNGVRIMVPPHIGSGTRIIVDVYEQTYVGKAS, translated from the coding sequence ATGAAAATCAGCGGCGTCGATATCCGCCCAGGCAATATCATCGAGTACGAAAAAGGCATCTGGAAAGTTGCCAAGATCCAGCACACGCAGCCGGGCAAAGGCGGAGCCTATATGCAGGTCGAAATGAAGAACCTGCAGGATGGCCGCAAAACCAATGTCCGTTTTCGCAGCGCCGACACGATGGAAAAGGTGCGTTTGGATACTCAAGAGTATCAATTCCTTTATGAAGATGGCGACATGCTCGTTTTCATGGATCAGGAAACCTATGAGCAGATCACTCTGCCTTCGGATTTGCTGGGCGATGCGCGACCGTTCTTGCAGGATGGTATGCAGGTGAAGCTCGAGCTGTGGGAAGAAAAACCGATCAGTGTTGAGCTTCCAGCGCAGATCGAAGCTGAAATCGTCGAAGCCGACGCAGTAGTGAAGGGGCAAACTGCATCTTCCAGCTATAAACCGGCAGTCCTCGACAATGGTGTGCGCATCATGGTGCCCCCGCATATCGGCAGCGGCACACGCATCATCGTTGATGTGTATGAGCAAACCTACGTCGGGAAGGCGAGCTAA
- a CDS encoding fructose bisphosphate aldolase: MNLDQMTAKIATGSGFIAALDQSGGSTPKALRGYGVEDSEWSGDDEMFAAIHAMRSRVITSPSFANGKVIGAILFEKTMDGLVEGVPTPDALKQRGIVPFIKVDQGLEDEAQGVQMMKDMTKLDALLEKAVAAGMFGTKMRSVIKSANAGGIAANVAQQFEYGNRIADKGLMPMIEPEYDINADERGEGEQILLAEIMKALDALPEGRKVMLKLSIPVEPNLYAPAIAHPNVLRVVALSGGYSTDDACAHLAKNPGMIASFSRGLLQDLRKGQGDAEFDAALGKAIDQIADASCAG; the protein is encoded by the coding sequence ATGAACCTCGATCAAATGACCGCCAAAATCGCCACGGGCAGCGGCTTTATTGCTGCGCTTGACCAGTCGGGAGGCTCCACCCCCAAAGCGTTGCGTGGTTATGGCGTCGAAGACAGCGAGTGGTCTGGCGATGATGAGATGTTCGCGGCGATCCATGCGATGCGTAGCCGTGTGATAACCTCGCCAAGCTTTGCAAATGGAAAGGTGATCGGCGCGATCCTGTTCGAAAAAACCATGGACGGATTAGTCGAAGGCGTGCCCACGCCGGATGCATTGAAGCAGCGCGGTATCGTGCCATTCATCAAGGTAGATCAGGGGCTGGAAGATGAGGCCCAAGGTGTCCAGATGATGAAGGACATGACGAAACTTGACGCGCTGCTCGAGAAGGCAGTTGCTGCTGGAATGTTTGGCACCAAGATGCGCTCGGTCATCAAGTCGGCAAACGCAGGCGGTATCGCCGCAAACGTCGCGCAACAGTTCGAATACGGCAACCGGATCGCGGACAAAGGCCTGATGCCGATGATCGAGCCGGAGTATGACATCAACGCAGATGAGCGCGGCGAAGGTGAACAGATCTTGCTGGCTGAAATCATGAAAGCTCTCGATGCGCTTCCTGAAGGACGCAAAGTTATGCTGAAACTGTCGATTCCTGTTGAACCGAACCTATATGCACCCGCAATCGCGCACCCCAATGTGTTGCGCGTTGTGGCACTGTCAGGTGGTTATTCGACCGATGATGCATGCGCGCATCTGGCAAAGAATCCTGGCATGATCGCAAGTTTCAGCCGTGGGCTGCTGCAAGACCTTCGCAAAGGCCAGGGTGATGCAGAATTTGATGCGGCTCTGGGCAAAGCCATTGATCAGATTGCAGATGCGTCGTGTGCTGGCTAA
- the thiE gene encoding thiamine phosphate synthase produces the protein MTEPGTQLYLISPLDVSGDFPARLERALDAGKGVVTAFQFRVKDLDQHDAARLAEPLQAICAERDVAFIVNDSVALAKRLKADGVHLGQDDGDPRDAREELGREAQIGITCHASRHMAMDAGEAGADYVAFGAFFESTTKDKGDAERPGIETLEWWATLFEIPCVAIGGITPENCGPLIKAGADFLAVSGAVWNSDEVAAVNAFTDAISAAS, from the coding sequence GTGACTGAACCTGGAACACAGCTCTATCTGATTTCGCCGCTTGATGTTTCAGGTGACTTTCCCGCGCGGCTTGAAAGAGCGCTGGATGCGGGCAAAGGCGTCGTCACTGCCTTTCAATTTCGAGTAAAAGATCTCGATCAGCATGATGCCGCGCGCCTTGCAGAGCCACTGCAAGCGATCTGCGCTGAGCGCGACGTGGCGTTCATCGTGAATGACAGTGTCGCGCTGGCCAAGCGTTTGAAGGCTGACGGCGTCCATCTTGGACAAGATGATGGCGACCCAAGGGATGCGCGTGAGGAATTGGGCCGCGAGGCGCAAATCGGCATTACCTGTCACGCATCGCGACATATGGCGATGGATGCCGGGGAAGCAGGCGCAGACTATGTTGCGTTTGGCGCGTTCTTCGAGAGTACCACGAAGGATAAGGGCGATGCTGAACGGCCCGGCATCGAAACACTCGAATGGTGGGCCACACTCTTTGAAATCCCATGCGTGGCAATTGGCGGGATTACGCCAGAGAACTGCGGGCCTCTGATAAAGGCAGGGGCGGATTTTCTGGCTGTATCCGGTGCGGTCTGGAATAGCGATGAAGTTGCGGCAGTGAACGCCTTTACTGATGCAATCAGCGCGGCAAGCTAA
- a CDS encoding inositol monophosphatase family protein: MSMFSGLIRVMEKAARKAGHRLRRDFGEVEHLQVSRKGPADFVSKADMRAERTIYDELLHARPDWGFVLEEAGVIEGDPTKPRWIIDPLDGTSNFLHGIPHFAISIAAQEPKLDGSGWGDVTAAVIYHPINDETYWAEKTRGAWLQDARLRVSARSRLSDSLIATGIPFQGAGDPNEWMKIYSAFGPEVAGIRRFGAASLDMAYVAQGRFDGFWETGLSDWDTAAGCLLIREAGGFVTDFRGRSEPVLSKQVLAANDGLHSKLHKLLVGALK, translated from the coding sequence ATGTCGATGTTTTCAGGCCTCATCCGCGTAATGGAAAAAGCCGCCCGCAAGGCTGGCCATCGTTTGCGCCGCGACTTCGGCGAAGTGGAGCACTTGCAAGTGAGCCGCAAGGGCCCGGCGGATTTCGTATCCAAAGCGGACATGCGCGCTGAACGCACCATCTATGACGAATTGCTTCATGCACGCCCCGACTGGGGATTTGTGCTGGAGGAAGCTGGTGTCATCGAAGGCGACCCCACCAAGCCGCGCTGGATCATCGATCCGCTCGACGGGACAAGTAACTTCCTGCACGGCATTCCGCATTTTGCGATCTCGATCGCGGCGCAGGAGCCGAAGCTTGACGGTTCAGGCTGGGGCGACGTGACAGCGGCGGTTATCTATCATCCGATCAATGACGAGACCTATTGGGCGGAAAAGACGCGCGGCGCCTGGCTGCAGGATGCGCGTTTGCGCGTTTCGGCGAGATCGCGTCTGTCAGATTCGCTGATTGCCACCGGTATCCCGTTCCAAGGGGCGGGTGATCCCAATGAATGGATGAAAATCTACTCGGCATTCGGGCCCGAGGTTGCCGGGATCCGCCGTTTCGGTGCAGCGTCGCTCGATATGGCCTATGTTGCACAGGGCCGGTTTGACGGTTTCTGGGAAACTGGTCTTAGCGATTGGGACACAGCAGCTGGCTGTCTCCTGATCCGTGAGGCAGGCGGCTTTGTAACCGATTTTCGCGGGCGTTCGGAGCCTGTGCTTTCAAAGCAGGTGCTCGCTGCGAATGATGGTTTGCACTCGAAACTTCACAAGTTGTTGGTTGGCGCGCTCAAATAG
- a CDS encoding alcohol dehydrogenase catalytic domain-containing protein, with protein MKALVFNGARDIRYETYADPELRSPNSVILKVESCSICGSDLHMYHGAHIGDKDYGSDAPKFCCGHEFIGEVVETGPEVHGHKVGDKVLAAGGTGCGQCPSCRTGNAGSCAHSTAFGIGPTLEGGQAEYVCVPNADATLYSRDGLSDEHAMLLTDGMATAYFGLTRAEPKPGGSVAIVGLGPIGLIGVELAFLLGASQVFAIDPVESRRKMAEKLGAATFAPGADLVPQIRELTGGRGAQSVFEASGASGAIASTLPLVAPRGNVSFIGIPEPSDTLPLPLIMFKHVTVRGGICDVPNMWQHLVPMLQQGRLKAEGLFSHDFRLSEGAEAYSLFDSRDDGVIKIRIDVD; from the coding sequence ATGAAGGCATTGGTTTTTAACGGCGCGCGGGACATCCGCTACGAGACTTATGCCGACCCTGAGTTGCGCAGCCCGAACAGCGTGATCCTGAAAGTAGAGAGCTGTTCAATCTGCGGAAGTGATCTTCACATGTATCACGGCGCGCACATTGGTGACAAAGACTACGGATCCGATGCTCCGAAGTTCTGTTGTGGACACGAGTTTATCGGTGAAGTCGTCGAAACAGGCCCGGAAGTTCACGGACACAAGGTGGGCGACAAAGTACTGGCCGCGGGCGGCACGGGTTGCGGGCAATGTCCGTCATGCCGGACCGGCAATGCCGGTTCTTGTGCCCATTCCACCGCCTTCGGGATCGGTCCGACTTTGGAAGGCGGCCAGGCTGAATATGTGTGCGTACCCAATGCCGATGCGACACTCTATTCGCGTGATGGCTTGTCAGACGAACATGCAATGCTGCTGACTGACGGCATGGCCACCGCCTATTTCGGCCTGACGCGCGCGGAACCAAAGCCAGGCGGCTCGGTGGCAATTGTCGGCTTGGGCCCGATCGGTTTGATCGGCGTGGAGCTGGCATTTTTACTTGGCGCATCGCAGGTGTTCGCGATCGACCCGGTCGAATCCCGCCGCAAAATGGCGGAGAAATTGGGTGCCGCCACTTTCGCACCTGGAGCGGACCTGGTTCCGCAAATCCGCGAGCTGACCGGTGGGCGCGGGGCACAATCTGTGTTCGAGGCCTCTGGCGCTAGCGGAGCAATCGCCAGCACACTGCCGCTGGTTGCCCCGCGCGGGAATGTCAGTTTTATTGGAATTCCAGAACCATCCGATACGCTGCCTCTGCCGCTTATCATGTTCAAGCATGTGACGGTGCGCGGCGGAATCTGCGACGTACCCAACATGTGGCAGCATCTTGTACCGATGCTGCAGCAGGGCCGCTTGAAGGCCGAAGGGCTTTTCAGCCACGACTTCAGATTGAGCGAGGGCGCAGAAGCCTACTCACTATTCGACAGCCGTGATGACGGGGTGATCAAAATCCGAATTGACGTGGACTGA
- a CDS encoding isocitrate lyase, protein MTYSNTIAELRNTIEKNGPSWDAIDAESTARMRIQNRFTTGLDIARYTAKIMREDMEAYDADPANYTQSLGCWHGFIAQQKMISIKKHFGSTKRRYLYLSGWMVAALRSEFGPLPDQSMHEKTSVPALIEELYTFLKQADARELGGMFRELDVAKEAGDAVATHRLLHRIDNYETHVVPIIADIDAGFGNAEATYLLAKKMIEAGACALQIENQVSDEKQCGHQDGKVTVPHEEFLQKIRAIRHAFLELGVEDGVIVARTDSLGAGLTKSIAYTKEEGDLGDQYNSFLDCEEIAPTDINNGDVFLSREGKLLRPKRLPSNLYQFRAGTGEDRCVLDCITSLQHGADLLWIETEKPHIGQIGGMVDRIREVVPNAKLVYNNSPSFNWTLNFRQQVYDAWGAEGKDVSGFERDRLMSIDYDGTELAAEADERIRTFQRDAAAQAGIFHHLITLPTYHTAALSTDNLAKRYFGEDGMLGYVLNVQREEIRQGIACVKHQNMAGSDIGDDHKEYFAGEAALKAGGKDNTMNQFEAA, encoded by the coding sequence ATGACGTACTCAAACACAATCGCAGAACTTCGCAACACCATCGAAAAGAATGGCCCATCTTGGGATGCGATTGACGCGGAGAGCACAGCTCGCATGCGTATCCAGAACCGCTTCACTACCGGCCTTGATATCGCGCGCTACACCGCGAAGATCATGCGCGAAGACATGGAAGCCTATGATGCAGACCCGGCAAACTACACCCAGTCGCTCGGATGCTGGCACGGTTTTATCGCCCAACAAAAGATGATCAGCATCAAGAAGCATTTCGGAAGCACCAAGCGACGTTACCTCTACCTGTCCGGCTGGATGGTTGCTGCGCTGCGAAGCGAGTTTGGTCCACTGCCCGATCAGTCAATGCACGAGAAAACCAGCGTTCCTGCCCTGATTGAAGAGCTCTACACATTCTTGAAGCAAGCCGATGCACGCGAACTGGGCGGAATGTTCCGCGAGCTTGACGTGGCCAAGGAAGCTGGCGACGCTGTTGCAACGCATCGCTTGCTGCACAGGATCGATAATTATGAAACGCATGTTGTGCCAATCATCGCAGACATTGATGCTGGATTCGGCAATGCGGAAGCAACTTACCTGCTTGCGAAGAAGATGATCGAGGCAGGTGCGTGTGCACTGCAGATCGAAAATCAGGTCTCCGACGAAAAGCAGTGCGGCCACCAGGACGGCAAGGTTACCGTTCCGCATGAGGAATTCCTGCAGAAGATCCGCGCGATCAGGCATGCATTCCTCGAGCTGGGCGTTGAGGATGGAGTCATCGTTGCCCGCACGGACTCGCTCGGTGCCGGCCTGACAAAATCTATCGCGTACACCAAGGAGGAAGGCGATCTGGGTGACCAGTACAACAGCTTCCTCGATTGCGAAGAAATTGCGCCTACAGACATCAATAATGGCGATGTATTCCTGAGCCGTGAAGGCAAGCTACTTCGTCCAAAGCGTTTGCCGTCAAACCTCTACCAGTTCCGCGCCGGAACAGGTGAGGATCGCTGCGTGCTCGACTGTATCACATCGCTTCAGCATGGCGCAGACCTGCTCTGGATCGAGACCGAGAAGCCACACATCGGCCAGATTGGCGGGATGGTTGATCGCATCCGCGAAGTCGTCCCGAATGCGAAACTGGTTTACAACAACTCGCCTAGCTTCAACTGGACGCTCAATTTCCGCCAGCAGGTTTACGATGCTTGGGGAGCTGAAGGAAAAGATGTCAGCGGGTTCGAGCGCGATAGGCTGATGAGCATTGATTACGACGGCACTGAACTGGCAGCGGAAGCGGACGAGCGCATCCGCACTTTCCAGCGCGACGCCGCTGCTCAGGCTGGCATTTTCCATCACCTGATCACGCTGCCGACTTACCACACGGCTGCGCTGAGCACCGATAACCTTGCAAAGCGTTACTTCGGCGAAGACGGGATGCTCGGCTACGTTCTCAATGTTCAGCGTGAGGAGATCCGCCAAGGGATCGCCTGCGTTAAGCACCAGAACATGGCCGGCTCTGACATCGGCGATGATCACAAGGAATATTTTGCCGGCGAAGCGGCTTTGAAGGCTGGCGGCAAAGACAACACGATGAACCAGTTTGAAGCAGCCTAA
- a CDS encoding phosphoglycerate kinase, giving the protein MASFKTLDDLGDVTGKVALVRVDLNLPMKDGSATDVTRVEAAKPTILELSDKGAKVLLLAHFGRPGGNRSSVLSTSMVVGDVEDVLGKELMFIPEVAGPVVEQSIGILRNGDIGLLDNVRFWSGEEANDPDFAKSIAANADFYVNDAFSAAHRAHATTEGLAHLLPAYAGRAMEAELKALDAALGTPEQPVAAVVGGAKVSSKLAVLENLVGKVQHLIIGGGMANTFLAARGVDVGKSLCEHDLTDTANAIMDKADHAGCTVHLPYDVVVAKDFAANPPSLRTCNVHEVAEDEMILDIGDQAVEALADVLKTCRTLVWNGPLGAFETEPFDAATVALARTAAALTQEGSIISVAGGGDTVAALAHAGVKDDFTFVSTAGGAFLEWMEGKDLPGVAALSK; this is encoded by the coding sequence ATGGCATCCTTCAAGACCCTTGATGACCTTGGCGATGTGACCGGCAAGGTCGCTCTGGTTCGCGTCGATCTCAACCTTCCGATGAAGGATGGGTCAGCAACCGATGTCACTCGGGTCGAAGCTGCCAAGCCCACTATCCTTGAATTGAGCGACAAAGGCGCGAAAGTGCTCTTGCTCGCTCATTTCGGGCGGCCCGGCGGCAATCGCAGCTCGGTGCTGTCCACCAGCATGGTTGTGGGCGATGTTGAAGATGTGTTGGGCAAAGAGCTGATGTTCATTCCGGAGGTTGCAGGCCCTGTAGTCGAGCAATCGATCGGTATTCTGCGCAATGGGGATATCGGCCTGCTCGACAATGTCCGGTTTTGGTCAGGCGAAGAAGCCAATGATCCAGACTTTGCCAAGTCTATTGCGGCAAATGCCGATTTCTACGTCAATGATGCGTTTTCGGCTGCGCACCGTGCACATGCGACCACGGAAGGGTTGGCGCATCTGTTGCCAGCCTATGCCGGCCGCGCGATGGAAGCCGAGCTGAAAGCGCTTGATGCAGCTTTAGGAACGCCGGAGCAGCCGGTTGCGGCCGTTGTGGGTGGGGCCAAGGTTTCAAGCAAGCTCGCAGTTCTGGAAAACCTTGTCGGCAAGGTTCAGCACCTCATCATCGGTGGCGGGATGGCCAACACTTTTCTTGCCGCGCGCGGAGTCGATGTGGGCAAGAGCTTGTGCGAACATGACCTGACCGACACCGCCAATGCCATCATGGACAAGGCGGACCACGCGGGGTGCACCGTGCATCTTCCCTATGATGTGGTCGTGGCCAAGGATTTCGCGGCGAACCCACCCAGCCTGCGCACATGCAATGTTCACGAAGTGGCCGAGGACGAAATGATCCTCGATATCGGCGATCAAGCGGTTGAGGCTTTGGCCGATGTCTTGAAAACGTGCCGCACTCTCGTTTGGAACGGCCCTTTAGGTGCATTTGAGACTGAGCCTTTCGATGCGGCAACAGTGGCGCTTGCGCGAACGGCGGCGGCGCTGACGCAAGAGGGTTCGATCATATCGGTTGCGGGGGGCGGCGATACAGTCGCTGCGCTTGCGCATGCCGGGGTGAAGGATGATTTCACATTCGTCTCAACCGCAGGGGGCGCTTTTCTTGAATGGATGGAAGGCAAGGATCTTCCTGGCGTCGCCGCATTGTCTAAATAG
- a CDS encoding SLC13 family permease, protein MIALPSLHAFAAMALTVAMFVGFARGRMSIEIISLLTIAVIAVGLYFFPLEGTSSTDGLVLAFEGFGHYALITICALMVMGRGLVVTGALEPAARVLERIFKANLQLGLLFSLFIAFTLSMVVNNTPVLVLMIPIFVALAERGALPASKTLIPLNAASLLGGLATTIGTSTNILVVSIAVDLGMREIGVFDFTPIVLGASLIALPYLWLVMPRLLGDNRVAAAHAPRMFHTRLRIGGDSELIGQEVAAVLPKLPEGIRFHDKMTGPIQPQQRLHMSGSHQALEDAVRVLKGELAPTWVLDRIRRESGNRERDIVVVEMTVTADSRLINRTLPTSGIADLHGVAVLGIHRPDRLLGEKANYSEVGDLRISEGDVLLVMGLPEDLQDFATSDSLLMLEGARELPRKSKAALAATIMGVSIFTASVGIFPIAISALAGAILMFLTGCVKFERVGRALSAQVIVLIAASIAIGRVILESGAAAWLGELLSLGLQFLPPAGVIAAIMLFVTVLTNFASNATAATVGTPIAFSIASLLGVPAEPLVLAVLFGCNLCYATPIAYQTNMLIMGEGSYVFKDYIRTGVPLVLIMVTSLSAMLAWSYGML, encoded by the coding sequence ATGATCGCGCTGCCTTCCCTACATGCATTCGCCGCAATGGCGTTGACCGTCGCAATGTTTGTCGGCTTCGCGCGCGGCCGCATGTCGATTGAGATCATTTCACTGCTGACGATCGCTGTGATTGCAGTCGGTCTGTATTTTTTCCCGCTCGAAGGCACGAGCTCCACGGACGGGCTCGTACTCGCATTTGAAGGCTTCGGTCACTATGCGCTGATTACGATTTGCGCGCTTATGGTGATGGGGCGCGGATTGGTGGTTACAGGCGCGCTTGAACCGGCAGCGCGGGTTCTGGAGCGAATATTCAAAGCCAATTTGCAGCTGGGATTGCTGTTCTCGCTGTTCATTGCCTTCACGCTATCGATGGTTGTCAACAACACCCCTGTGCTGGTGCTGATGATTCCGATCTTTGTTGCATTGGCAGAACGTGGGGCCTTGCCCGCATCCAAAACGTTGATCCCGCTCAATGCGGCTTCGCTCTTGGGCGGGCTCGCCACTACAATTGGTACCTCCACTAACATACTTGTTGTTTCGATCGCGGTTGACTTGGGGATGCGCGAGATTGGGGTGTTTGACTTTACTCCGATTGTGCTGGGTGCGTCGCTGATTGCGTTGCCTTATCTTTGGTTGGTGATGCCCAGGCTCCTGGGTGACAATCGCGTCGCGGCGGCTCATGCCCCGCGCATGTTCCACACACGTTTGCGGATCGGTGGGGACAGTGAGCTGATCGGTCAGGAAGTGGCTGCAGTCCTGCCAAAGCTTCCCGAGGGTATTCGCTTTCACGACAAGATGACCGGGCCGATACAGCCTCAGCAGCGGCTACATATGTCCGGTTCGCACCAGGCGCTGGAAGATGCCGTACGCGTGTTGAAGGGCGAGCTCGCACCGACATGGGTGCTCGACCGGATCCGCCGCGAGTCCGGCAATCGCGAGAGGGATATTGTCGTAGTCGAGATGACAGTGACCGCGGATTCGCGTCTGATAAACCGTACCTTGCCAACCTCGGGCATCGCTGATCTCCACGGTGTGGCTGTGTTAGGTATTCACAGGCCGGACCGTTTGCTGGGCGAAAAAGCAAACTATAGCGAAGTTGGCGATCTGCGGATCAGTGAAGGCGACGTGCTGCTGGTGATGGGATTACCAGAGGATCTTCAGGATTTTGCCACCAGCGACAGCTTGTTGATGCTGGAAGGTGCACGCGAGTTGCCTCGCAAATCCAAGGCTGCGCTGGCTGCGACTATCATGGGCGTGTCGATCTTTACCGCTTCTGTCGGTATCTTTCCGATTGCGATCTCTGCATTGGCGGGCGCTATTCTTATGTTCCTGACCGGCTGCGTGAAGTTTGAACGTGTTGGGCGCGCTTTGTCTGCCCAGGTCATCGTGCTGATTGCGGCCAGTATCGCCATCGGGCGCGTAATATTGGAAAGCGGAGCTGCGGCGTGGCTAGGTGAGTTGTTGTCCTTAGGCTTGCAGTTTCTTCCGCCGGCCGGTGTTATTGCCGCAATCATGCTGTTCGTAACGGTGCTGACGAACTTCGCATCGAATGCGACGGCGGCCACTGTGGGTACGCCGATTGCTTTCAGCATCGCAAGCCTGTTGGGGGTTCCTGCTGAACCACTTGTGCTGGCTGTGCTGTTCGGCTGCAACCTGTGTTACGCCACGCCGATTGCCTATCAAACGAATATGCTGATTATGGGTGAGGGCAGCTATGTCTTTAAGGACTATATCCGCACTGGCGTTCCGCTTGTTTTGATTATGGTGACTAGCCTGTCCGCTATGCTGGCCTGGTCTTACGGAATGCTTTGA
- a CDS encoding helix-turn-helix domain-containing protein, producing MSDNTLLAGPALRRLRKREGMTQSAMAATLGISPSYLNLIERNQRPLSARVLIQVIDRFDFDPRTLREDESIGGIDGLARRLADERFADLNIDREEVSELLNSAPQAAAALARLYDRSGQDVGGVNDSLVESRREIERWRNHFADIDEVAEKLADELRLSNSDLGAALTERLREKHQLSVRILPLEVMPNAVRRLDLHARQLQLSEMLDRSSRNFQIAAQLVTLEQREAISSLVAGPQFDDAAARQLFERHVTAYFAAALLMPYGRFLRACEQTGYDFTVLQRRFGVSFEQLAHRLTTLQRVGQRGLPFFMARIDRAGQFSKRFSGASGATLLESDVSCPLWIVHTAFERRGDLCVQSVFVEGVDAGPTHWITIARTVDAIGAGDQARFVIVLGVEARFAAQLSAAKGLSLDPESAEAIGLGCARCYREGCRQRSLPPSGAPLQVDRLARGVTPFEFQGLDRR from the coding sequence ATGAGCGACAATACACTTTTGGCTGGCCCTGCATTGAGGCGGCTACGCAAGCGCGAAGGCATGACTCAATCCGCGATGGCCGCAACGCTGGGTATCAGTCCAAGCTATCTCAACCTGATCGAGCGCAATCAGCGTCCCTTGTCCGCAAGAGTTCTGATCCAAGTCATTGACCGCTTCGACTTTGATCCGCGCACGCTTAGAGAAGACGAGAGCATTGGCGGAATCGATGGGCTTGCCCGCAGATTGGCCGATGAGCGTTTCGCTGATCTGAATATCGACCGGGAAGAAGTAAGCGAGCTACTCAACTCAGCACCTCAGGCCGCTGCGGCATTAGCACGTCTTTATGACAGGTCCGGGCAGGACGTTGGCGGCGTGAATGATAGCCTGGTAGAATCGCGGCGCGAGATTGAGCGTTGGCGCAACCACTTCGCCGATATCGATGAAGTGGCAGAGAAGCTTGCTGATGAGCTGCGGCTATCCAATAGCGATCTTGGCGCAGCGTTGACTGAGAGACTGCGCGAGAAGCACCAGTTGAGCGTTCGCATACTCCCATTGGAGGTGATGCCCAACGCGGTGCGTCGCCTGGACCTGCACGCACGGCAACTCCAGCTATCCGAAATGCTCGACCGTTCCTCGCGCAATTTCCAGATTGCTGCACAACTGGTCACACTTGAGCAGCGAGAGGCCATCTCAAGCCTTGTGGCGGGTCCTCAATTCGATGACGCGGCTGCGCGGCAATTGTTTGAACGGCACGTAACGGCATACTTCGCGGCCGCCTTGCTGATGCCCTATGGGCGATTCCTGCGGGCCTGCGAGCAGACAGGCTATGACTTCACGGTACTACAACGTCGGTTTGGCGTGAGCTTTGAGCAACTAGCGCATCGTCTCACAACATTGCAGCGCGTCGGACAGCGCGGATTGCCGTTCTTCATGGCGCGGATCGATCGGGCCGGGCAGTTTTCAAAACGGTTCTCAGGTGCAAGCGGCGCTACCTTGTTGGAAAGTGATGTATCTTGCCCGTTGTGGATCGTGCATACTGCATTTGAACGTCGGGGCGATCTTTGCGTGCAGTCTGTGTTTGTCGAGGGCGTTGATGCTGGCCCCACCCATTGGATAACCATCGCGCGGACTGTCGACGCGATTGGCGCAGGTGATCAGGCTAGATTTGTCATCGTTCTGGGTGTGGAAGCGCGCTTCGCAGCCCAGTTGTCAGCCGCCAAGGGGCTGTCTCTCGATCCTGAATCTGCAGAAGCAATCGGTCTGGGGTGCGCAAGATGTTATCGGGAGGGTTGCAGGCAGCGTTCGCTTCCACCAAGCGGGGCACCGCTCCAGGTTGATCGGCTTGCCCGAGGAGTGACACCATTCGAGTTTCAAGGCTTGGATCGACGTTAA
- a CDS encoding elongation factor P, protein MKRTTLIACTAALVASAPAAAQMLRTMPHGPYECALPGDASREAWIPQEDESFRIARASRYRNDAGRGTYILKGDELTFTAGPKNGQKLRRTGPNELRSINEDGSTGRMICVRVG, encoded by the coding sequence ATGAAACGGACTACTCTGATTGCTTGCACCGCTGCATTGGTGGCTTCAGCACCGGCAGCGGCGCAAATGCTGCGCACCATGCCTCATGGCCCCTATGAATGCGCCCTGCCCGGCGACGCCTCGAGAGAAGCCTGGATTCCGCAAGAGGATGAGAGCTTTCGCATCGCGCGCGCCTCGCGCTATCGCAATGATGCAGGCCGCGGTACATACATTCTCAAAGGTGACGAACTGACATTTACAGCCGGGCCCAAAAATGGCCAAAAACTTCGGCGTACCGGCCCGAATGAACTGCGCTCGATCAACGAAGACGGCTCGACCGGCCGGATGATTTGCGTGCGTGTGGGTTAG